A genome region from Hippopotamus amphibius kiboko isolate mHipAmp2 chromosome 1, mHipAmp2.hap2, whole genome shotgun sequence includes the following:
- the LOC130841455 gene encoding peptidyl-prolyl cis-trans isomerase A-like encodes MVNPTMFFDFAVDGEPLGSVSFELFADKVPKTAENFRALRTGEKGFGYKGSCFQKIILGFMCQDGDFTCHNGTGGKFIYGEKFDDENFLLKHMGPGILSMANAGPNTNGSQFLICTAKTEWLDGKRVVFGKVKEGMNIVEAMKRFGSRNGKTSKKITITDCGQI; translated from the coding sequence ATGGTCAACCCGACCATGTTCTTCGACTTCGCCGTGGATGGCGAGCCCTTGGGCAGTGTCTCCTTTGAGCTGTTTGCAGACAAAGTTCCAAAGACAGCAGAAAACTTTCGTGCTCTGAGGACTGGGGAGAAAGGCTTTGGGTATAAAGGTTCCTGCTTTCAGAAAATAATTCTGGGATTTATGTGCCAGGATGGTGACTTCACATGCCATAATGGCACTGGTGGCAAGTTCATCTATGGGGAGAAATTTGATGATGAGaatttcctcctgaagcataTGGGTCCTGGCATCTTGTCCATGGCAAATGCTGGCCCCAACACAAACGGTTCCCAGTTTCTCATCTGCACTGCCAAGACTGAGTGGTTGGATGGCAAGCGTGTGGTCTTTGGCAAGGTGAAAGAGGGCATGAATATTGTGGAAGCCATGAAGCGCTTTGGGTCCAGGAATGGCAAGACCAGCAAGAAGATCACCATTACTGACTGTGGACAAATCTAA